From Kiloniellales bacterium, a single genomic window includes:
- a CDS encoding class I SAM-dependent methyltransferase — MDLRKKITKLRRRLNPVDLTDYGKAYNRMVGDLLFRHGHDDAMKIAVGGVEAYDEMGLMEREILIKAGLKPNHYLVNVGCGSGRLELALRDYLTGPLLGTDVVPSLLEHARTSCRRSDWRFVQVESVVIPLENEQADMVCFFSVLTHTLHEDSFRYLCEASRVLRSGGRVVMSFLEFASPPLWRVFEESVSSRAKGNLKQHNQFISRDAIHAWAHHSGFEVVTIYKSDDPEGDVGFGQSVSVLEKA; from the coding sequence ATGGACTTGCGCAAGAAGATCACGAAGTTGAGGCGCAGACTCAACCCGGTCGATCTCACCGACTATGGCAAGGCCTACAATCGAATGGTCGGTGACCTTCTCTTTCGGCACGGGCATGACGACGCCATGAAGATTGCTGTTGGCGGCGTCGAGGCCTACGACGAAATGGGCCTCATGGAGAGGGAGATCCTGATTAAGGCAGGTTTGAAACCCAACCACTACCTCGTCAATGTAGGCTGCGGTTCCGGCCGGCTGGAATTGGCGCTTCGGGACTACCTTACTGGCCCACTCCTCGGTACCGATGTTGTTCCTTCATTGTTAGAGCACGCACGAACCTCATGTCGGCGGTCCGACTGGAGATTTGTTCAAGTTGAAAGTGTCGTTATCCCCCTCGAAAACGAGCAGGCGGACATGGTTTGCTTCTTCTCCGTACTTACGCACACATTGCATGAAGACAGCTTTCGCTATCTCTGCGAAGCGTCACGCGTCTTGAGATCGGGCGGACGCGTGGTCATGTCGTTCCTTGAATTTGCCAGCCCGCCACTTTGGCGTGTATTCGAGGAGTCCGTAAGTTCCCGCGCTAAGGGCAATCTCAAACAGCACAACCAATTCATCAGCCGCGACGCGATTCACGCTTGGGCCCACCATTCAGGCTTTGAGGTTGTCACGATTTACAAGAGTGACGACCCGGAAGGTGATGTAGGTTTCGGCCAATCTGTCTCTGTGCTCGAGAAGGCTTAG
- a CDS encoding glycosyltransferase, which produces MSVLIASYNHADFIGEGIESIWAQPHRNVEIIVVDDGSLDGSVSLLEDLRDRSPLPFHLIVNPKNMGVTRTLNVALSKAKGELVTALGSDDKFAPDRFGAQLAAFRENLALKAVFGECQTLRENALAEITGPKRKGEVLAQDPQRILHGLYTHKSPFFIQAALLKTAFVREIGGFDEALLSDDWPLVIRIFENVKDKGEYAYVPDVVSYYREHQKNSYKNFDRHSQLKLQVIDKYTPENLKREAYANVHYIISRWALDAKLYGKALHHFYQSQRSGLNFGRMRFITKFMRVLASNAFRNRTRSDSIQNGKNGNRHLGVS; this is translated from the coding sequence GTGAGCGTTCTGATCGCCTCTTACAACCACGCGGATTTCATCGGCGAAGGGATTGAGAGCATTTGGGCGCAACCCCACCGGAACGTCGAGATCATCGTGGTTGACGACGGGTCCTTGGACGGCTCGGTCAGTCTGCTCGAAGACCTGCGCGACCGCTCACCTCTGCCGTTTCACTTGATTGTGAACCCCAAGAACATGGGCGTTACGCGCACCCTGAACGTGGCCCTGTCCAAAGCAAAGGGCGAACTGGTGACGGCCCTGGGATCCGATGACAAGTTCGCGCCGGACCGCTTCGGTGCCCAATTGGCGGCGTTCCGGGAGAACCTAGCCCTGAAGGCGGTGTTCGGCGAGTGCCAGACCCTGCGCGAAAACGCCTTGGCCGAGATTACCGGGCCGAAGCGCAAGGGTGAGGTGCTGGCGCAGGACCCTCAGCGGATCCTACATGGTCTCTACACACACAAGAGCCCTTTTTTCATCCAGGCGGCGCTTCTGAAGACTGCTTTCGTAAGAGAGATCGGCGGTTTCGACGAGGCACTGTTGTCGGACGACTGGCCCTTGGTCATCCGAATCTTCGAGAACGTGAAGGATAAAGGGGAGTACGCCTACGTCCCCGACGTGGTGTCCTACTACCGCGAACACCAAAAGAATTCCTACAAGAACTTCGACAGGCACTCGCAGCTGAAACTTCAGGTGATCGATAAATACACGCCTGAGAACCTGAAACGCGAGGCCTACGCCAACGTTCACTACATCATCTCGCGCTGGGCTCTCGACGCCAAGCTCTATGGCAAAGCCTTGCATCACTTCTATCAGTCGCAACGGTCCGGCCTGAACTTCGGCAGAATGCGGTTCATCACCAAGTTTATGCGCGTGTTAGCATCCAACGCTTTCCGAAATCGGACGCGGTCGGACTCCATCCAGAATGGAAAAAATGGGAACAGGCACCTCGGAGTATCTTGA
- a CDS encoding dimethylsulfoniopropionate demethylase yields MSSFILQPSNRLRRTPFSRKVEEAGVKAYTVYNHMLLAQWYRSPAEDYAHLKSAVQVWDVACERQVEITGPDARKLVQMTTPRDLSGMADDQCYYIPMVDSAGLMLNDPVLLKLAEERYWVSLADSDALFYFKGLASGFGLDVQVFEPDVSPLAIQGPKADELVRRVFGEEIVATRFFRHKPVSVQGKQMVIARSGWSVQGGFELYLDGTEYGEALWDQLFEAGEDLNVRPGCPNGIERIEGGLLSYGSDMTREHTPFEAGLGRFCKLERATACLGHGALSQQTEPSRQVRPVEIDGPAVPGVGYFWPVKDRDGKVAGRVSSAAWSPDFKTNVAIAMIERDYWDAGSELVVEAPDGDRNVTVREKFWI; encoded by the coding sequence GTGTCGTCTTTCATCCTTCAGCCGTCCAACCGTCTGCGCCGGACGCCCTTCTCCCGCAAGGTGGAAGAGGCCGGGGTCAAGGCCTACACGGTCTACAACCACATGCTGCTGGCCCAGTGGTACCGCTCTCCGGCCGAGGACTATGCCCACCTGAAGTCGGCGGTCCAGGTCTGGGACGTGGCCTGCGAGCGGCAGGTCGAGATCACCGGACCGGACGCCCGCAAGCTGGTGCAGATGACGACGCCGCGCGACCTGTCGGGCATGGCGGACGACCAATGCTACTACATCCCCATGGTCGACAGCGCCGGCCTCATGCTCAACGACCCGGTGCTGCTCAAGCTGGCGGAGGAGCGCTACTGGGTCTCGCTCGCCGACAGCGACGCGTTGTTCTATTTCAAGGGCCTGGCCAGCGGGTTCGGACTCGATGTCCAGGTCTTCGAGCCGGACGTGTCGCCGCTCGCGATCCAGGGTCCCAAGGCCGACGAGCTGGTGCGCCGGGTGTTCGGCGAGGAAATCGTGGCGACCCGTTTTTTCCGGCACAAGCCGGTATCGGTGCAGGGCAAGCAGATGGTCATCGCCCGGTCGGGCTGGTCGGTTCAGGGCGGCTTCGAGCTCTATCTCGATGGGACGGAGTACGGCGAGGCCTTGTGGGACCAGCTCTTCGAGGCCGGCGAAGACCTCAACGTCCGGCCCGGCTGTCCGAACGGCATCGAACGGATCGAGGGCGGCCTCCTGTCCTACGGCAGCGACATGACCCGGGAGCACACGCCCTTCGAGGCCGGGCTGGGCAGATTCTGCAAGCTGGAGCGGGCGACGGCCTGCCTCGGTCACGGCGCCTTGTCGCAGCAGACCGAGCCGTCGCGGCAGGTACGCCCGGTGGAGATCGACGGACCGGCAGTGCCGGGGGTCGGCTACTTCTGGCCGGTGAAGGACCGCGACGGGAAGGTGGCCGGCCGCGTCTCCTCCGCCGCCTGGTCACCCGACTTCAAGACCAACGTGGCGATCGCAATGATCGAGCGCGACTACTGGGATGCCGGCAGCGAACTGGTCGTAGAGGCGCCCGACGGCGACCGGAACGTGACCGTCCGGGAAAAGTTCTGGATCTAG
- a CDS encoding AAA family ATPase, protein MSPTTGGTSRNGETLPVDQETVAAFLSDPASYEFAVGSVERIDTHASLVFLAGDRAYKLKRALRYPYLDYSTLERRRQCCIREVSLNRRTAPELYLGVSAVTRNPEGGLALGGDGPALEWLVVMRRFPQDRLFDDLGRTGQLTPTLMTAVADRIVTFHDAAEQFLPGSADRSDLDEAARRFGGRADHGGRAGLSRVVDETLAGLAEQPALFPSPALKDLAEAAWAELTRVGVLLDERREAGFVRRCHGDLHLKNICLIDGAPRLFDGIEFNDDLSVIDTLYDLAFLLMDLEHRGRRTLGNIVLNRYLRSGNQVSGLTALPLFLAARALVRAMVNASAAELEEEDETAGGPGSVPPEAFRSEAAAYFDEASAFLAPPGPCLVAVGGLSGSGKSSFARALAPDLGAAPGALILRSDVLRKQLFGVADEVTLPEEAYRSEVSKRVYDELRRRARTALAAGHAVVVDALHNRPDDRAAVEAVSRDPELSASAQRGGAVPFHGFWLDAPPKTLRERVAERQRARGDASDATLEVLEKQLAQAPGELAWRRLDATRKPQALAAEALSAVRG, encoded by the coding sequence ATGAGCCCGACAACCGGAGGCACTAGTCGAAACGGCGAAACGCTCCCCGTCGATCAGGAGACGGTCGCCGCCTTTCTTTCAGATCCCGCGTCCTACGAGTTCGCGGTGGGATCGGTCGAACGGATCGACACCCACGCGTCCCTGGTCTTCCTGGCCGGTGACCGCGCGTACAAGCTCAAGCGCGCGCTCCGTTACCCTTACCTCGACTACAGCACCCTGGAACGGCGCCGGCAGTGTTGCATCCGCGAAGTGAGCCTGAACCGGCGGACCGCACCGGAGCTCTATCTGGGTGTATCGGCGGTCACCCGGAACCCAGAAGGCGGCTTGGCCCTCGGTGGCGACGGCCCGGCCCTAGAGTGGCTCGTGGTCATGCGGCGATTTCCGCAGGACCGACTGTTCGACGACCTCGGCCGGACCGGGCAGTTGACGCCTACCCTGATGACCGCCGTGGCCGATCGAATCGTCACGTTCCACGACGCAGCCGAACAGTTCCTGCCGGGATCGGCCGACAGGTCCGACCTGGACGAGGCTGCCCGCAGGTTCGGCGGCCGGGCGGACCACGGCGGACGCGCCGGGCTGTCGCGGGTGGTCGATGAGACCCTGGCGGGGCTGGCGGAGCAGCCGGCACTGTTCCCCTCGCCAGCGCTGAAGGACCTGGCCGAGGCGGCTTGGGCCGAGCTGACCCGCGTCGGGGTCCTGCTGGACGAACGGCGCGAAGCGGGTTTCGTGCGCCGCTGCCACGGCGACCTGCACCTGAAGAATATATGCCTGATCGACGGCGCGCCGCGGCTGTTCGACGGCATCGAGTTCAACGACGACCTGAGCGTCATCGACACGCTATACGATCTGGCTTTCCTTCTGATGGACCTGGAGCACCGTGGCCGGCGGACGTTGGGCAACATCGTGCTCAACCGCTATCTGCGCAGCGGCAACCAGGTCTCCGGGCTGACGGCTCTACCCCTGTTCCTCGCAGCGCGCGCCCTGGTGCGCGCCATGGTCAATGCCAGCGCGGCCGAGCTTGAAGAAGAGGACGAGACGGCGGGCGGCCCAGGCAGCGTCCCACCCGAAGCCTTCCGCAGCGAAGCGGCGGCCTATTTCGACGAGGCCTCCGCGTTCCTGGCGCCTCCAGGCCCCTGCCTGGTCGCGGTCGGGGGGCTCTCGGGCAGCGGCAAGTCTTCCTTCGCGCGGGCGCTCGCACCCGATCTGGGAGCCGCCCCAGGCGCCTTGATCCTGCGCAGCGACGTCTTGCGCAAGCAGCTGTTCGGCGTAGCCGACGAGGTCACGCTCCCCGAGGAGGCCTATCGGTCCGAAGTCTCGAAACGAGTCTACGATGAGCTGCGACGAAGGGCCCGGACCGCCCTGGCCGCCGGACATGCCGTTGTGGTCGACGCCCTGCACAACCGGCCCGATGACCGCGCCGCGGTGGAGGCGGTCAGCCGGGACCCAGAATTGTCAGCGAGCGCGCAAAGGGGCGGCGCCGTGCCCTTCCACGGCTTCTGGCTCGACGCGCCGCCGAAAACGCTCAGAGAGCGCGTCGCGGAGCGTCAGCGCGCCCGCGGCGACGCGTCGGACGCAACCCTCGAAGTGCTCGAGAAGCAGCTCGCGCAAGCGCCGGGAGAGCTCGCCTGGCGGCGCCTCGACGCGACGCGGAAACCGCAAGCCCTGGCCGCCGAGGCCCTCAGCGCAGTGCGCGGCTAG
- the ccoS gene encoding cbb3-type cytochrome oxidase assembly protein CcoS, whose protein sequence is MTGLLYLIPAALFLGGLGLAAFFWALRSGQFEDLDGAAERVLLDDENHEPDNRRH, encoded by the coding sequence GTGACCGGCCTTCTCTACCTCATACCCGCCGCGCTGTTCCTGGGCGGCCTCGGTCTCGCCGCCTTCTTCTGGGCCCTCAGGTCCGGACAGTTCGAGGACCTGGACGGCGCGGCGGAGCGCGTGCTTCTCGACGACGAGAACCATGAGCCCGACAACCGGAGGCACTAG
- a CDS encoding heavy metal translocating P-type ATPase gives MSVILTEQENDSRPAPGFDPRSFNASALASQVRRTADGFAELELLVEGARCGACLAKIEGGLRRQPGVRQARLNLSTGRLTLGWDGPANRAADLAAAVQDMGYQVVPFESSRVTEAEAERERTEGLLLRSLAVAGFAAANVMLLSVSVWSGTWEGTDGAMGPATLGLLHWFSALIALPAIAYAGRPFFHSAAAALGAGRLNMDVPISLAVLLTGGMSLFETMRGGDVVYFDSAVTLLFFLLLGRFLDHRARGQARGAATRLLALRAATATVLDERGKTCAVPADSVTPGGIVLVAAGERLAVDGTVADGRSTVDTSLITGESLPRTVGPGETVYAGTLNLDAPLKLTASAAGADTLMAEVLRLLELAEQRRARFVVIADRVASVYAPAVHLLALVTFLGWLAFASVGWQGALLVAVAVLIVTCPCALALAVPAVQVAASGRLYRRGILLKSATALERLAQVDTIVFDKTGTLTLGRLALAEPGEAKAEFRDNLALAAGMAARSHHPLARALVQACPDAPPVDGVTEHAGRGLSVARDDGEVRLGSRAWCGIEGPGDPAPELWLTRPGRPAQRFLFNDRPRADAGRVIAALRQRGYAVEMLSGDREAVAAGLARQLGIEAWRAECKPADKAARLATLAEQGRKVLMVGDGLNDAPSLAGAHASLSPADGLDIAQSAADAVFQGTDLAPAVELLETAKRAERLVYQNFALAFLYNAIAIPLAMAGLVTPLLAAIAMSTSSIAVTGNALRLARGRIRLP, from the coding sequence ATGAGCGTGATCCTCACAGAGCAGGAGAACGACAGCCGGCCGGCGCCCGGCTTCGATCCGCGCAGCTTCAACGCCAGTGCCCTGGCGTCCCAAGTGAGACGAACCGCGGACGGCTTCGCTGAGCTCGAGCTGCTGGTTGAGGGGGCGCGCTGCGGCGCCTGCCTCGCCAAGATCGAGGGCGGTCTGCGGCGCCAGCCGGGCGTGCGCCAGGCTCGGCTCAATCTCTCGACAGGCCGCCTGACGCTGGGTTGGGACGGACCGGCGAACCGCGCCGCCGATCTGGCGGCCGCGGTGCAGGACATGGGCTATCAGGTCGTCCCCTTCGAGAGCAGCCGCGTCACCGAGGCGGAAGCCGAGAGAGAGCGCACGGAAGGCCTCCTGCTCAGATCGCTCGCGGTCGCCGGCTTCGCGGCGGCCAACGTGATGCTGCTGTCGGTCTCGGTCTGGTCCGGCACCTGGGAGGGTACCGACGGCGCCATGGGCCCGGCAACGCTCGGCCTCCTGCACTGGTTCTCGGCCCTGATCGCCCTGCCCGCCATCGCCTATGCCGGCCGGCCCTTCTTCCACTCGGCCGCCGCGGCGCTCGGCGCCGGCCGGCTCAACATGGACGTGCCGATCTCCCTGGCGGTGCTTCTGACCGGCGGCATGAGCCTCTTCGAGACCATGCGCGGCGGCGACGTGGTCTACTTCGATTCGGCCGTCACGCTGCTGTTCTTCCTGCTGCTCGGCCGCTTCCTCGACCACCGCGCCCGGGGCCAGGCGCGCGGCGCCGCCACACGGCTGCTGGCCCTGCGCGCCGCGACCGCGACGGTCTTGGACGAGCGAGGCAAGACCTGCGCCGTCCCCGCCGACAGCGTCACGCCCGGCGGCATCGTGCTGGTCGCCGCCGGGGAGCGCCTCGCGGTCGACGGCACGGTCGCGGACGGCCGCTCGACGGTCGATACCAGCCTGATCACGGGCGAGAGCCTGCCGCGGACGGTCGGCCCCGGTGAGACGGTCTACGCGGGCACGCTCAACCTCGATGCACCGCTGAAGTTGACCGCCTCGGCGGCGGGGGCGGACACGCTCATGGCCGAAGTGCTCCGCCTGCTCGAACTGGCCGAGCAGCGGCGGGCACGCTTCGTGGTCATCGCCGACCGGGTGGCATCGGTCTACGCGCCGGCCGTTCACCTGCTCGCCCTGGTCACCTTCCTGGGTTGGCTCGCCTTCGCTTCGGTCGGCTGGCAGGGCGCGCTGCTGGTCGCCGTCGCCGTGCTGATCGTGACCTGTCCTTGCGCCCTGGCGCTCGCGGTCCCGGCGGTCCAGGTGGCGGCGAGCGGCCGGCTCTACCGGCGCGGTATCCTGCTCAAGTCCGCGACCGCGCTGGAGCGCCTGGCGCAGGTCGATACCATCGTCTTCGACAAGACCGGCACCCTGACCCTCGGACGGCTCGCGCTGGCCGAGCCCGGTGAGGCCAAGGCCGAGTTCCGCGACAACCTGGCGCTGGCCGCCGGCATGGCCGCCCGCAGCCATCACCCCCTGGCCCGCGCACTGGTTCAGGCGTGTCCGGACGCGCCGCCGGTCGATGGGGTGACCGAACATGCGGGCCGCGGCCTTTCCGTCGCGCGCGACGACGGCGAAGTGCGGCTCGGCAGCCGGGCGTGGTGCGGCATCGAGGGACCGGGCGATCCAGCGCCCGAGCTGTGGCTCACCCGGCCCGGGCGGCCGGCCCAGCGCTTCCTGTTCAACGATCGGCCGCGGGCCGATGCCGGGCGGGTGATCGCGGCCCTGAGGCAACGCGGCTACGCCGTCGAGATGCTCTCGGGCGACCGCGAGGCCGTGGCTGCCGGTCTGGCCCGGCAACTCGGCATCGAAGCCTGGCGCGCCGAATGCAAGCCGGCCGACAAGGCGGCGCGGCTGGCGACCCTGGCCGAGCAGGGCCGCAAGGTCTTGATGGTCGGCGACGGCTTGAACGACGCACCCTCCTTGGCCGGCGCCCACGCCTCGCTCTCACCGGCCGATGGCCTGGACATCGCCCAGAGCGCGGCCGACGCGGTTTTTCAGGGCACCGATCTCGCCCCGGCGGTGGAGTTGCTTGAGACGGCGAAGCGCGCCGAGCGCCTGGTCTATCAGAACTTCGCTCTCGCCTTCCTGTACAACGCGATCGCCATACCCCTGGCCATGGCCGGACTGGTCACGCCCTTGCTGGCCGCGATCGCCATGTCGACCTCGTCCATCGCGGTAACCGGCAACGCCTTGCGCCTGGCGCGCGGCCGGATCAGGTTGCCGTGA
- a CDS encoding FixH family protein, with product MTATPSAERKSNWIPWAFVGFFMVVILANGIMALFAFSTWTGLSTDGAYQKGLAYNRTLETRTRQAALGWHVAVALEPGAAGNAALTAVLKDRSGAPLWADSVVATLTRPTHEGHDLAFPLDDKGEGRFTAEVGLALPGVWDLTLTVVRGKDRLDSQRRLFWSP from the coding sequence ATGACAGCGACGCCGAGCGCCGAGCGGAAGTCGAACTGGATACCCTGGGCCTTCGTCGGCTTCTTCATGGTGGTCATCCTGGCCAACGGGATCATGGCTCTCTTCGCCTTCAGCACCTGGACCGGACTCTCGACCGATGGCGCCTACCAGAAGGGACTGGCCTACAATCGCACGCTCGAGACCCGGACCCGCCAGGCCGCACTCGGCTGGCATGTGGCCGTCGCCCTGGAGCCGGGCGCGGCGGGCAACGCGGCCTTGACCGCCGTTCTCAAGGACCGGAGCGGTGCCCCCTTGTGGGCCGACTCGGTGGTCGCGACTCTGACCCGGCCGACCCACGAGGGCCATGACCTCGCGTTCCCGCTCGACGACAAGGGTGAGGGACGCTTCACGGCGGAGGTCGGCCTCGCGCTGCCTGGCGTCTGGGATCTGACCTTGACCGTGGTCCGGGGCAAGGACCGGCTGGACAGCCAACGTCGCCTTTTCTGGTCGCCATGA
- the ccoG gene encoding cytochrome c oxidase accessory protein CcoG, translated as MNDSVTVEDAVSTKVQKEQSLYADRVRVYPKAIWGQFRRLKWTVLIVLLAIYYVVPWIRWDRGPDAADQAVLVDIVNGRLYFFWIQIWPQEVYYLTGLLILAAVGLFLVSSLAGRVWCGYACPQTVWTDLFMWIERQIEGDRNARIRLDKAALSAGKVLRKVAKHGIWLVIALLTGGAWIFYFNDAPTVFGQIVTGQAGLGVYFFIGLFTTTTYLLAGWAREQVCTYMCPWPRIQAAMLDEDSLIVTYQGWRGEPRGRHRKGQVEQPLGDCVDCNLCVAVCPTGIDIRDGQQMECIGCALCIDACNSVMTKVNKPLGLITLDTQRNQDNRAAGRPLAYRLVRPRTMLYALLFLTVSGIMLWSLAFRATLDITVQRDRSPLFVKLSDGGIRNGYTIKILNKTREARRYTLGYDGLTGAKLDVVGHDVDGEVLLEAEADSVATFRLYLTLPSDAAPNGGQSFTFTLEELESGETARHDTVFRGPER; from the coding sequence ATGAACGATTCGGTCACGGTCGAAGACGCGGTCTCGACCAAGGTTCAGAAAGAGCAGTCGCTCTATGCCGACCGGGTCCGAGTCTATCCCAAGGCGATCTGGGGCCAGTTTCGCCGCCTCAAGTGGACTGTCCTGATCGTTCTTCTGGCGATCTACTACGTCGTCCCCTGGATCCGCTGGGATCGCGGTCCTGACGCGGCCGACCAGGCCGTCCTGGTCGACATCGTGAACGGCCGGCTCTACTTCTTCTGGATCCAGATCTGGCCCCAGGAAGTCTACTACCTGACGGGGCTGCTGATCCTCGCCGCGGTTGGCTTGTTCCTGGTCTCCAGCCTTGCCGGCCGGGTGTGGTGCGGCTATGCCTGCCCGCAGACGGTCTGGACCGACCTCTTCATGTGGATCGAACGGCAGATCGAGGGCGACCGCAACGCGCGCATAAGGCTCGACAAGGCGGCGCTCTCCGCCGGCAAGGTCCTGCGCAAGGTCGCCAAGCACGGCATCTGGCTGGTAATCGCGCTGCTCACGGGCGGCGCCTGGATCTTTTATTTCAACGACGCGCCCACGGTGTTCGGCCAGATCGTGACCGGCCAGGCCGGCCTCGGCGTCTACTTCTTCATCGGCCTCTTCACGACGACCACCTATCTTCTCGCCGGCTGGGCCAGGGAACAGGTCTGCACCTACATGTGCCCCTGGCCGCGCATCCAGGCCGCGATGCTCGACGAGGACTCGCTCATCGTCACCTATCAGGGCTGGCGCGGCGAGCCGCGCGGCCGCCACCGCAAGGGCCAGGTGGAGCAGCCCCTCGGAGACTGCGTCGACTGCAACCTCTGCGTCGCCGTCTGCCCCACCGGCATCGACATCCGTGACGGCCAGCAGATGGAGTGCATCGGCTGTGCGCTCTGTATCGACGCCTGCAACTCCGTCATGACCAAGGTCAACAAACCGCTCGGCCTGATCACCCTCGACACCCAGCGGAACCAGGACAACCGTGCGGCCGGCCGCCCTCTCGCCTACCGTCTGGTCCGGCCCCGAACCATGCTCTATGCCCTGCTATTCCTCACCGTCTCGGGCATCATGCTCTGGTCGCTGGCGTTCCGGGCCACCCTCGATATCACGGTGCAGCGCGACCGCAGTCCGCTTTTCGTGAAACTGTCCGACGGCGGGATCCGCAACGGCTACACCATCAAGATCCTGAACAAGACGAGAGAAGCGCGGCGCTACACCCTGGGCTACGACGGTTTGACCGGCGCCAAGCTCGATGTCGTCGGGCATGATGTGGACGGCGAGGTCCTCCTCGAAGCGGAAGCCGACAGCGTGGCGACCTTCCGGCTCTACCTAACCTTGCCATCCGACGCGGCGCCGAATGGTGGCCAGTCTTTCACTTTCACCCTCGAAGAGCTGGAAAGCGGGGAAACCGCGCGCCACGACACAGTGTTTCGCGGTCCCGAGCGTTGA
- the ccoP gene encoding cytochrome-c oxidase, cbb3-type subunit III: MPTKVEKDAITGTDTTGHEWDGIKELNTPLPKWWLYTFYATVLFSAVYVVLYPAIPGISSYTKGVLDWSRRAQLEGEIIQARERQGEFRAAIAERTPEEIRSDDNLLSFALAGGNAAFADNCAACHAAGGAGRPGGYPILADDDWIWGGTLDDIQTTLFYGIRANHEDTRESEMPAFGEILEREQILAMAEYVKGMSNGTADAGSESAEIFAEQCAACHGEAGEGVRELGGPRLNDNIWLYGGEVEQIAAQISWPKLGVMPHWLGRLDEDTIKMLTVYVHSLGGGE; this comes from the coding sequence ATGCCGACAAAAGTCGAAAAGGATGCGATCACGGGTACGGATACCACCGGTCACGAGTGGGACGGCATCAAGGAACTCAACACGCCCCTGCCCAAGTGGTGGCTCTACACCTTCTACGCTACGGTGCTCTTTTCCGCAGTCTACGTGGTGCTCTATCCGGCAATCCCCGGAATCTCGAGCTATACCAAGGGCGTGCTCGACTGGTCGCGGCGAGCTCAGCTGGAGGGAGAAATCATTCAGGCGCGCGAGCGCCAGGGCGAGTTCCGCGCCGCCATCGCGGAACGGACACCCGAAGAGATTCGCAGCGATGACAATTTGCTCAGTTTTGCGCTGGCCGGCGGCAACGCCGCCTTTGCCGACAACTGCGCGGCCTGCCACGCGGCGGGCGGCGCCGGCCGGCCCGGCGGCTATCCGATCCTGGCCGACGACGACTGGATCTGGGGCGGCACCCTGGACGACATCCAGACGACCCTGTTCTACGGCATTCGCGCCAACCACGAGGACACGCGGGAATCGGAGATGCCGGCCTTCGGCGAAATCCTCGAGCGCGAGCAGATTCTCGCCATGGCGGAATACGTGAAAGGGATGTCGAACGGCACGGCCGACGCCGGCTCCGAATCCGCCGAGATCTTCGCCGAGCAATGCGCGGCCTGCCACGGCGAGGCGGGCGAAGGCGTCCGGGAACTCGGCGGACCGCGGCTCAACGATAACATCTGGCTCTATGGCGGCGAGGTCGAGCAGATCGCGGCACAGATCAGCTGGCCCAAGCTCGGCGTCATGCCGCACTGGCTGGGCCGTCTCGACGAAGACACGATCAAGATGCTGACGGTCTACGTGCATTCACTGGGGGGCGGGGAGTAA
- a CDS encoding cbb3-type cytochrome c oxidase subunit 3, which yields MLSFLQEIYEFLRSAWVLWLMLLFCALVARAFWPSRKAEMEAYGQIPLRAEPSDGGDRKPQGER from the coding sequence ATGTTGAGCTTCCTTCAAGAGATCTACGAGTTCTTGCGTTCGGCCTGGGTGCTCTGGCTGATGCTCCTGTTCTGCGCCCTGGTGGCACGGGCCTTCTGGCCGAGCCGCAAGGCCGAGATGGAGGCCTATGGCCAGATTCCTTTACGCGCCGAACCATCTGATGGCGGCGACCGTAAACCTCAGGGAGAGCGCTGA
- the ccoO gene encoding cytochrome-c oxidase, cbb3-type subunit II has protein sequence MEWHSRIEKNVILLAVLTLITVSIGGLVEIIPLYTIESTVEKVEGVRPYSPLELAGRNIYIREGCYTCHSQQIRSFRDEVERYGHYSLAAESMYDHPFQWGSKRTGPDLARVGGKYSNDWHVAHLINPRQVVPESIMPGYSFMAERSLDGGDIADHLRANVAVGVPYDEAMIEAAARDLADQADPEADHEELLARYPKAEVGDLDGQPGRLTEMDAIVAYLQILGRMVDFSDLEAEALQQ, from the coding sequence ATGGAATGGCATAGCCGGATCGAAAAGAACGTCATCCTCCTCGCCGTGCTGACCCTGATCACGGTCTCGATCGGCGGGCTGGTGGAAATCATTCCACTCTACACGATTGAATCGACGGTCGAGAAAGTCGAGGGCGTTCGTCCCTATAGCCCCCTGGAGCTGGCCGGCCGCAACATCTACATTCGCGAGGGTTGCTACACCTGCCACTCCCAGCAAATTCGGTCGTTTCGTGACGAGGTCGAGCGCTACGGGCACTACAGCCTGGCGGCGGAGTCGATGTACGACCACCCCTTCCAATGGGGGTCGAAGCGGACCGGACCGGATCTGGCGCGGGTCGGCGGCAAGTACTCCAACGACTGGCACGTGGCGCATCTGATAAACCCGCGTCAGGTCGTGCCGGAATCGATCATGCCGGGTTATTCCTTCATGGCGGAGCGGTCCCTGGACGGCGGAGACATCGCCGATCATCTGCGCGCCAACGTGGCGGTTGGCGTGCCCTATGACGAGGCCATGATCGAGGCGGCGGCGCGGGACCTTGCGGACCAGGCCGATCCCGAAGCGGACCACGAAGAGCTTCTGGCGCGCTACCCCAAGGCCGAGGTCGGCGATCTGGACGGCCAACCCGGCCGGCTGACCGAGATGGACGCCATCGTGGCCTATCTGCAGATCCTCGGCCGCATGGTCGATTTCAGCGATCTGGAAGCCGAAGCCTTGCAGCAGTAA